cagttgtcggtcttatggccggtctgaccgtggtaatcgcaaaattggttTGCGTCGCCTTCCCCCCTCGTCTTGGCCGGGACTAATACGAAGTAATGTTTTTACTAAATAAAGATGTAGCGATTATcatcaattgttaccttagaaatTGTACTTAAGAGTTAAGACAATTGTCTTGTAAAGAATTATATTTTACAACAATCCTTTCTATATAAATGGAGATGGTCCTTGGGACTCCGCGTGCATCGCGCGCGGAGTAACAACTTAGTTCAACCAAAAGATCGAACATATGATTAAGGGACAAGGTGAGCACAACACTTGATTACAAATATATTAATCACCTATTCGCTATTTCAAGAGGACATGTACTAATGAATACGAAGTATCATTTATTTAGCTTGTTGAATTGATGATGGATCATACAATACAATAaaaagttaaaaatacataacattggATTTGAGTTGATCAATACAATGTTTAATTTGATCACTTGCTAATATATATTCCAATGCTCACATaaccaactttttttttttagtcACCAGAGAACTCGCGACAGCTGTCTTTCTCTCCGAGCATAGGTGATAACAATAGTTTAGATGATGAATACGTGTTAATTAAGCACTGAGAGTGCTTGAGGCAAAGCTTCACAATTAGACACCGGCAAATTAGTTTCAATCTTACAATCAACCCTAGCCAAACTTTGAAGAACATGATCatctttctccttgttcatagagatcatattgataagggattggAGAACTGTTTCGAGATCTCCACCGTCGGTCCATTCATGGATCTTAGCACTTAACATATTTGGTTTGTTAGAGATGACATCCCAAAGGGGAAAATTCTTCCTTGGCATGCAATAATCTCCATCTCTTAGCTTTAAGCTAGGGCAATGATCTCCATTTCCATCACCTAAATAAATGAATGTCTTGTTCTTTTCATTACACAAGAGCTTTTCCATCACTTGGCCCTATATTGTCATGGACAAGAAAACATAAACATATGTGGTGATAAATCAATCTTTTCTTTGTTGTTGAGTAAATAGTTCATATTATAAATGTGGTACATACAAGACATCCACTAGACAATGAGCCAATGATTGATCCACAAAAGACAAATCTTTAAGATTCTATAAAATGCGGTGAGAAACAGTTTCTTATTAAAGCTATCGtaaaatcacatttttttttcaaatctattTATACGTTTCTGAATTCATAACCATTTTATTATTAATCATAAATCGAATTGATTCTTTTATTTGATACGTACATGCATGCatgtttttataataataataataataagcgtTTTTATTTGATCGTAAATTGTCACTATTTTTATTAGCAAACCattttatatatattatatacacctattttattacttttaatatcatttttattttaaattgtaAAATTATCGTCACGCTCCTATTCAATTTCAAGATAAATCTTCCCTTAGGTGACTAGCTTATTCTTAATTAATATTTGATAATAAATTAAACAAAAAGCTTCTTGAAATTTTTCGGttttttaaaatgaaaaattatTTTCGATCTTATTAAAAAACGAAAATTCGGAGGAAAGATCATGTACATTTACCATCGTAAAAAATTTATGCTATTAACATCGACGAAATTCAAAATGAATGAGAAATTTTCCAATCGTATTAATTTGTACTCCGTAACATTTTTAAATTTTGAAAGGAATATGAAAATAAAGTATACCTTGCACATGTTAGGAGGACAAAGAATGTTATCACAACCATGAGGTGTTTTAGTAAAATCATGATGAGGAATTATCCTTAGCCTTCCTTCTTCATTGACAAAGCCTGAATTTGTATGGATTTCTGTAAAATAATCACCTAGTTCATGGTGATTTAGGATTGTCTCTATAAAGAACTTGTTAGCATCACTTAATATCCTCAAATCGCACCTGAAATTAATAAAACCATATACACGCGTCATAAATTAAAGTGTTTTGTTGACGCATTTTGGATTCTTAATTTATCTATGAAATTATTTTACAACTCTTTAGCTACAtaaatttgtttgtcttttatttttataAATCTATGGACCTACGGTCTACGGAGTAACAAGTAAGCTTGAAATAATATTTTGTCAtgttttcagaaaaaaaaaatagaattctATTTATAAAATACTTTATTAAATTTGTGGACATCTGGTGCAATGTTACATTTTTAAATAAGTTTGATTAGTTTTTAACAAGTTTAGTAGTATAACACCTTATTACCATGTACTCTGTATttttagaatatgaattttgaAAAAAATAGAATTCTATTTATAAAATacgaatttcgaaatttttccttAGTTCACAATCTCATACAACAATACCTAACACCTTATTAGTTATTACCTTGTACTCGGTATATTTTTCATCcctttttatatgattttttccCAATAGTCTCCCCAtcctaattaattatttacattttattttaCTAATTTAAGGAAATAAATGTAAATCATATAGAGACATTATCTTATATAATTTGGACACGTGGATGTTCGGCTAATTTACATTTTATTTTACTAATTTAAGGAAATAAACGTAAATTATATCGAGACATTGTCTTATCTAATTTGGACACGTGAATGTTGGGCTAATAGCTTTATCGTACGTAAAATCGTAAATAGGAGGAGCAAGAAGCATATACCCAGCATCATATGCCGATTTGATAGCAGGAATGATACGAGCATGCATAGGAGTTTTCTTTAGCACTTCCACCATGTCTTCTATCTTCACTTCTTTCTCATGCATTTCTTTCAACATGTAATCCTGCATTTTAGACACCAATTTGCTCTTATCAATTAATCTAAATGTTAGGAAAGACACTCTAGAAAAACATAGTACTAGTTGTATATATCTTGTGTAACATAATCCCACATTACACCGAAGATATCTTAGTCTAgcggttaagacggaggtattatGAATAATAGCTCCCAGGTTCGAATCTCCTCTCCCCTTTATTGTAATGCGACTATGTACGCTTAGACAAAAAAAAACCATAATCCCACATTACGTATATGAATCACTTTACATGAAGATTTCATAATATTATACGAGATTACCAGCTAACTCAGTAatgataaacaaaaaaaaaagtcttATAACTCTATTTTAGTAACTTTATATAATAATGACCAACAGGTTTAACTTGTACATAATAACTGTTATATAATGTGAGCTGAAAAATTTCGGGTAATCTAATATTAATTCAAAAGTTTTATTGTCAAGGGTGTAACTAGCGCCGCTTTTAACCCCCTGAAAACCAGTCATGTAAGATTTTAAGTATGAAATAAACTAAATTATAATTTCCTACACGTAGGTTTATTTTCTATAGGAGAAAACCctatattatttcatattttcatTCATTGCTAAATCATATGACCACAAGTCCACAACTATGAAAACTAGAGAAAAGTTAGAGAAAAAAAACCATGGCAGAATTCCAAGGCATGGTAGGAAGAAGCTTGTAAAACAAATCTTCATAACCCAATTCACCTAAAACCCAATTATCAGTATCACAATCGACAATCGTCT
The Silene latifolia isolate original U9 population chromosome 11, ASM4854445v1, whole genome shotgun sequence genome window above contains:
- the LOC141611182 gene encoding inorganic pyrophosphatase 2-like translates to MGSLKMANIMVVFDFDKTIVDCDTDNWVLGELGYEDLFYKLLPTMPWNSAMDYMLKEMHEKEVKIEDMVEVLKKTPMHARIIPAIKSAYDAGCDLRILSDANKFFIETILNHHELGDYFTEIHTNSGFVNEEGRLRIIPHHDFTKTPHGCDNILCPPNMCKGQVMEKLLCNEKNKTFIYLGDGNGDHCPSLKLRDGDYCMPRKNFPLWDVISNKPNMLSAKIHEWTDGGDLETVLQSLINMISMNKEKDDHVLQSLARVDCKIETNLPVSNCEALPQALSVLN